DNA from Aggregatimonas sangjinii:
TTTCAAGTCGTGAGATGATTAGTTGCTTACCGATTAACGCATTAAAATTGGCAAGAGCGCCACGTTTGATAATGATATTCTTTCTGGGAAAATTTATGGCTTTGTACCTAGATCCTTTGGGTGCACCGAGTATCAATTCATCCCCCTGGGTGAAATTGTAATCGTTAGATTGTCCTTGAAGCATAAAAAAACTTAATAAAAGTGTCACAAAAAAGATTGAATTTCTCATAACGTTGTATTTATTGGGTTTTATTTAAATATATCTATGGTTCCATCGCTTCCGTCTTTTCATAAAGGGTCAATGGAATCAGTTCAGCGCTTAGCGTGGGGAAAATATCATAAAAATCCCGACCGTCTTCTCTTCGTAATATGATGGAATGCGTCCCACTTGCCGTGCGCTGCATACTGTCAACGACCAATGTTTTTCCAAATACATCGAGATAATTGCCAATATTTTGCAAATCATGAAGGTTGTTTATGGTAACAACTAAATCCTGACCCGGAAAACGTACGTGGCTTTTCTGAAACGTGTTTAAGTCTTCTACTACTTGAAAATCGTCGAAAGACAATACAAATCGGTCTTGGGAATATCCAACTAAGAAGAACATTCCGAATAACGTAGTGAGTAGTAATTTTTTCATATCATTTTTATTAAATAATTAATATTATTCATGATAATTATGAATATAATAATTTTAGATAATTTATCGGGTATTACTTTCGTTAATAAGATGTTAAACTATTAGCTATTGATAGTATTACTATTATATTTGTTTTTCAAAATTTTAGAGATCATGGAGCAGCTTTTAAAATCGGTCAAAATCGGAATCAATGAAAAAATCTATGTCAAAAATCCGGAATCCTCCGATTTGGGGAGACGTATTGTTCAGGAAAGTATTCTCATGATCAATGAAATGGGTTTTGAAAGCTTTACGTTCAAAAAATTAGGAATCAAAATCGGTTCGAATGAAAGTTCTATTTATCGTTATTTCGAGAATAAACACAAACTGCTCCTGTATTTGACTTCTTGGTACTGGGGTTGGTTGGAATATCAGTTGGTCTTTTCGACCAACAGTATCGCCGATGCTTGGCTAAAGCTGGAAAAGGCCATCGAAATCGTTACCAAGACCACGGTAGAAGATTCCGCCTTTTCACATATCAACGAGGTGTACTTGAGTAGGATCGTTATCAATGAATATTCCAAGTCGTATTTGACCAAAGAAGTCGATACGGAAAATAAAGAAGGCTATTTCGTCATATATAAAAGGCTCGTAGGCCGAATAAGCAAAATGATATCGGCCGTAGATGGGAAATATAAATTTCCTTCAAGCTTGGCCAGTACCCTCTTGGAAGGCTCGCTGCACCAGCATTTTCTAAAAGATCACTTCAGCTCACTGACCGATTGTCGGGCCGATGAAGACCCTACCCGATATTTTACGCATCTAATTTCGAATATACTAAAGGCATAAGCTATGGCTAAGAATATTTTAACCGCTTGGCAGCGGCTTATAGGATTGTTACGTCTTGACAAAAGGGATGTTTTTCAAGTTTTTTATTACGCCATTTTCGCGGGGGTCGTAAACCTATCCCTTCCCTTGGGTATTCAGGCGATTATCAACTTGATACAAGGTGCACAGATAAGTACTTCGTGGGTTGTTCTTGTCATTTTGGTAACCCTCGGCGTGGCGTTCGGAGGCATTTTGCAGTTAATGCAGATACGCATTATCGAAAACATGCAGCAAAAAATATTTACACGGGCCTCTTTTGAGTTTGCCTACCGGTTTCCCAAGATAAAGATGAGTGAATTGGTCAATTACTATCCACCTGAATTGGCGAACCGCTTTTTCGATACTTTGACCGTTCAAAAGGGATTGTCCAAGATTTTAATCGATTTTCCCGCAGCTTTATTACAGATTATTTTCGGATTGCTTTTACTTTCTTTTTACCATCCTTTCTTTATCATATATGGTATTCTCCTTTTGCTATTGATTTATGTGGTTTTTAAATTTACGGCGCAAAAAGGCCTCGACACAAGTCTAGACGAGTCGAAAAGCAAATACAAGGTTGCACATTGGTTGCAGGAAGTGGCACGATCGATCGTTAGTTTTAAGCTTTCTGGAAAAACCACCCATGCCCTTGACAAAAACGATTCCTTGGTAACCGAGTACCTTGAGGCGCGGGAAGGTCATTTTAGGGTTCTAGTGC
Protein-coding regions in this window:
- a CDS encoding TetR/AcrR family transcriptional regulator translates to MEQLLKSVKIGINEKIYVKNPESSDLGRRIVQESILMINEMGFESFTFKKLGIKIGSNESSIYRYFENKHKLLLYLTSWYWGWLEYQLVFSTNSIADAWLKLEKAIEIVTKTTVEDSAFSHINEVYLSRIVINEYSKSYLTKEVDTENKEGYFVIYKRLVGRISKMISAVDGKYKFPSSLASTLLEGSLHQHFLKDHFSSLTDCRADEDPTRYFTHLISNILKA